A DNA window from Camelina sativa cultivar DH55 chromosome 13, Cs, whole genome shotgun sequence contains the following coding sequences:
- the LOC104738120 gene encoding proline-, glutamic acid- and leucine-rich protein 1-like, which yields MNPLTEAPPSPASTAPPSPASTAPPPPASTASPTPATITSPQPVAMDEVTPLHSPSEISPPPPVANSPPRPSSNEEQLNSPWLPQVDEEDAESGEEVGEEAGEALAEEVDEEDAESGEEAGEEDEAEEVDEEDAESGEEASEEDEAETREEADAISDDWTLQACIKKMKRICQPSKYLKSPYTKGKRGKKKDEPAK from the exons atgaaTCCTCTGACAGAAGCTCCTCCTTCCCCAGCCTCAACCGCTCCTCCTTCACCAGCCTCAACCGCTCCTCCTCCACCAGCCTCAACCGCTTCTCCTACTCCAGCGACAATCACATCCCCTCAGCCGGTAGCAATGGATGAAGTAACTCCTCTTCATTCACCATCTGAAatctctcctcctccgccaGTTGCAAATTCTCCTCCTCGACCATCATCAAACGAAGAACAATTGAATTCTCCTTGGCTACCACag gttgatgaagaagatgcagaATCTGGAGAAGAGGTTGGTGAAGAAGCTGGTGAAGCTTTAGCAGAAgaggttgatgaagaagatgcagaATCTGGAGAAGAGgctggtgaagaagatgaagcagaagaagttgatgaagaagatgcagaATCTGGAGAAGAGGctagtgaagaagatgaagcagaaacTAGAGAAGAGGCTGATGCTATAAGCGATGACTGGACGTTGCAGGCTTGtattaagaagatgaagagaataTGCCAACCTTCAAAATACTTGAAGAGTCCGTATACAAAGGGAAAGAggggaaagaagaaagatgaaccTGCAAAGTGA